TGCGACGCGAACGCGTAGGGCAGGCCGAGCGCGGCTGCCAACTGGGCCCCGAAGAGGGAGGAGCCGAGGATGTACAGCGGCACAGCGTCGGCCGGTGACGTCGCGGCGGGGACCGATTGCACGCCAGGAACGCGCGAGGCGCCAGCGAGGTAGTCGCGGAGTTCGGCGACGTCGTCGGGGAAGCGATCGGAGTCGGTGGGGGAGCGGCGCAGCGCAGCGAACACCGCGCGGTCCCCGCCGGGGGCGCGGCCGGGGGCGCGGCCGAGGCCGAGGTCGATGCGGCCTGGATGCAGTGCTCCCAGGGTGCCGAACTGCTCGGCGATGGTCAGGGGCGAGTGGTTGGGCAGCATGATGCCGCCCGCGCCAACCCTGATGCGCTCCGTGTGCGCGGCCACATGCGCGATGAGCACGCTCGTGGCGCTGGACGCGATGGTGGGCATGTTGTGGTGCTCGGCGTACCAGACGCGCTGGTAACCCGCCTGGTCCGCGGCTTGGGCCATGCGGGCGGTGGTGGCGAGGGCGGACGACGCCGTTTCGCCTGGCGCGATCGGGGCAAGGTCCAGTACGGATAGGGGTAGGGGCATGGTGTGGTCAACCGCCGCGGGTGCCCGTCGCTTCCCGGGCTTCCCGCGCTGCCCAACGGGCCAGATGAGACAGGTGGGAAGATGGCTTGCCCGTCCCCACCGCTTCTTGGAGGCACTCATGGTGCTTGTCGCCCTCGTCCTGGCCGGTCTCGCGGCCGCGCTGCACGTCTACATCTGGGCCATGGAGTCCCTGTGGTGGACCACACCGCGGGTGCGCGCCACGTTTGGCACCACTGTTGAGCAAGCCGAAGCGACCCGCGGACTGGCCTTCAACCAGGGGTTTTACAACCTGTTCCTGGCCGCGGTGACGGTCGTGGGAATCGCCGGATACGCCCGGGGTTCCGACGCGGTGGGAGCCGCACTGGTGGTCGCCGGCGCCGGATCGATGGCCGCGGCAGCTCTCGTGTTGGTCCTTTCTGACCGGACCAAGGCGTCGGCCGCGGTCAAGCAAGGGGCGCTGCCGCTGCTGGCGCTGGTGCTCCTCGCGATCGCGCAGCTCTAGTTCCCAGCGTTGCTTCACACCCACACACTGCGCGGCCGAACAATTCTGACCGCCGAGCGCCGCGACACGCGCTGTCGGGCGCGTTGCCCCGGCGTGTCGCGCCAAGCCGCGGTCAGAACTTGCCGCTGGAGGTCCCTCAACGCAGATGGCTAGAGCTCTCACGCCCCACCGCGCCGGGGCTACGCCGACACTCCGAACCGATACCGGCGGCGACACACCGCGCTCCGTGCACGTCGTGACCGATCCGCGGCGTGTCGTCGGCGAGATTGGTTCGCACTGTCGGCGAGTGCGGGCGCGCGTCGATGGCCGG
The Demequina sp. TMPB413 DNA segment above includes these coding regions:
- a CDS encoding LLM class flavin-dependent oxidoreductase is translated as MPLPLSVLDLAPIAPGETASSALATTARMAQAADQAGYQRVWYAEHHNMPTIASSATSVLIAHVAAHTERIRVGAGGIMLPNHSPLTIAEQFGTLGALHPGRIDLGLGRAPGRAPGGDRAVFAALRRSPTDSDRFPDDVAELRDYLAGASRVPGVQSVPAATSPADAVPLYILGSSLFGAQLAAALGLPYAFASHFAPAALHEAVRVYRDTFRPSDALAEPYVIAGVSVFAAENADDAAAQFAASRRFRVRALIPRGPAVKEYSDDEVDAFLASPRGAQLAQMARYTAVGTASDVREYLETFADEAHADESITVHGALASEDRERSLRLAAPEPPAGWDGA
- a CDS encoding DUF1304 domain-containing protein, with the translated sequence MVLVALVLAGLAAALHVYIWAMESLWWTTPRVRATFGTTVEQAEATRGLAFNQGFYNLFLAAVTVVGIAGYARGSDAVGAALVVAGAGSMAAAALVLVLSDRTKASAAVKQGALPLLALVLLAIAQL